The sequence TTTGAGAGATTTTTGCACATCGATAATTCGTTGATTAGAAGACCCTCGAAACTGGAGCATAAGATTGCGCTTGCTTTTATCATACCGTCCATCGACAAGGATGTCAATCAGCGACAAGAGTTCCAATTTGTCTGGAGTCTCCAGCATCATTTCTTCCCAAGTGTAGCCCGTCCAGGACCAGATGTCTTTGTCTGGCAATTCCTTTCGAATTCGCTTAACGAGAGGTAAGAGGATACCTGTATTAAGAAAAGGTTCTCCCCCCAGCAAGGTCAATCCTTGAACATAGGGCTGGGCAAGGTCTACCATGATTTGTTCTTCTAATTCTGCCGTATAGGGAATGCCTGCGTTGAAAGACCAAGTCGCAACATTATAGCACCCCTCGCAGTGAAACATGCAACCTGATACATAGAGAGAGTTGCGCACACCTTCTCCATCGACAAAGTTAAAAGCCTTGTAATCAATGATTCGCCCTTTACTAAGCTCCTCACTTTTCCATTCACCTGGTTTTGGTGTATTCCATGTCATCCTTTTACTCCAAATCTATCCAGTAACGTTCTACGCCATTGCGAACA comes from Streptococcus oralis and encodes:
- the nrdG gene encoding anaerobic ribonucleoside-triphosphate reductase activating protein, translated to MTWNTPKPGEWKSEELSKGRIIDYKAFNFVDGEGVRNSLYVSGCMFHCEGCYNVATWSFNAGIPYTAELEEQIMVDLAQPYVQGLTLLGGEPFLNTGILLPLVKRIRKELPDKDIWSWTGYTWEEMMLETPDKLELLSLIDILVDGRYDKSKRNLMLQFRGSSNQRIIDVQKSLKQGQIVIWDKLNDGKESYEQVKRE